The Pelagibacterium halotolerans B2 genome has a segment encoding these proteins:
- the rnc gene encoding ribonuclease III translates to MSLRARDRETLEARLGYVFKDPALLLRALTHSSAVSPSKRTAESYQRFEFLGDRVLGLVVADMLCKRLPKANEGELSRTLNSLVRKETCAKVARKLGMGSFVRLGESEARTGGADKDAILGDVCEAVIGAIYADGGIDPAYIFVDRMFGDNLDVAQARRADSKTALQEWAQAKGLEPPAYVETARSGPDHAPVFTISVSVRGFEAITATGTSKKLAEHQAAEKFLLREGVWKADQ, encoded by the coding sequence ATGAGCTTGAGGGCGCGCGACCGCGAGACGCTTGAGGCAAGGCTGGGTTATGTTTTCAAGGACCCCGCCCTGCTGTTGCGCGCCCTGACCCATTCGAGCGCCGTATCCCCCTCCAAACGCACCGCCGAGTCCTACCAGCGCTTCGAATTCCTCGGCGACAGGGTGCTGGGGCTCGTAGTGGCCGATATGCTGTGCAAACGGCTGCCCAAGGCCAATGAGGGCGAGCTTTCGCGTACGCTCAATTCACTGGTGCGCAAGGAAACCTGCGCAAAGGTGGCCCGCAAACTCGGCATGGGCAGCTTCGTTCGGCTCGGCGAGAGCGAGGCGCGGACCGGCGGCGCCGACAAGGACGCCATTCTGGGCGATGTCTGCGAGGCGGTGATCGGGGCGATCTATGCCGATGGCGGCATCGATCCGGCCTATATTTTCGTTGACCGCATGTTCGGTGATAATCTGGACGTGGCGCAGGCGCGCCGGGCCGATTCCAAGACCGCGCTGCAGGAATGGGCGCAGGCCAAGGGGCTGGAGCCTCCCGCCTATGTCGAAACGGCGCGTTCGGGACCCGATCACGCGCCGGTCTTTACCATCTCGGTATCCGTGCGCGGCTTTGAAGCCATCACGGCGACCGGAACCTCGAAAAAACTGGCCGAGCATCAGGCGGCCGAAAAATTCCTGCTGCGCGAAGGCGTTTGGAAGGCCGACCAATGA